From the genome of Segatella hominis, one region includes:
- a CDS encoding fimbrillin family protein, with product MRIRFFALAALALLLGACTQDEAGFLPEGAEGTPIVFTATGLNPAAIATAGTRAPVDGNWEGVQSVAVLMDGKVKAYDVTPSTVDNTSATLTSTDPYYWTNHNDITVTAWWPYTAGKTTPPAVKVKANQSTQKDFEGSDLIVADGQTVTYGSPTLRFTHRTARVTIILTDYTEGLASVQLTGLSTEGDNPDIITPYDKGSNTYTAIVAPQSVAAGTTFIVCTFTNGKTFVYKMKNATDWQAGGEYTYTVSLAAAKDLGYTIESDGSYTVTSADGLMNVAELVNGGKTDINITLDKDIDLTGKEWTPIGTGYSNKYTGTFDGGGHTIKGLTVTTNDQFVGLFGSIGYAGTVKNVMMEDVQITSNRSSGFAGGVAGYSDGTIENCSVSGSVSGTVYVGGVVGVQIGGSITGCSSSATVNGTVDVGGVAGQTNSSATLTACYATGNVIIEIAPKKNISGGGLVGMNGGKGVRACYATGNVTSTGSSTGNVHIFGLLGDNYTTVTACYWKNNQERGYKTAPESTKVDGTYVTWQNAVDAMNRALQNAGSKWRYELKGALPTLRKQ from the coding sequence ATGAGGATAAGATTTTTTGCACTTGCAGCGCTCGCCCTCTTACTGGGCGCCTGCACACAGGACGAAGCAGGCTTCCTGCCTGAAGGGGCGGAAGGCACACCCATCGTCTTCACCGCCACGGGGCTGAACCCCGCCGCGATAGCCACCGCCGGCACCCGTGCCCCGGTGGACGGCAATTGGGAGGGTGTGCAGAGCGTGGCAGTCCTGATGGACGGCAAGGTGAAGGCATACGACGTGACGCCCTCCACCGTCGACAACACAAGCGCCACGCTGACCTCCACCGACCCGTACTACTGGACCAACCACAACGACATCACCGTCACAGCGTGGTGGCCCTACACCGCTGGCAAGACAACCCCACCTGCGGTAAAGGTAAAAGCCAACCAAAGTACCCAGAAAGACTTTGAGGGCAGCGACCTCATCGTAGCCGACGGACAGACGGTGACCTACGGTAGCCCCACGCTTCGCTTCACCCACCGCACGGCGCGGGTGACCATCATTCTGACGGACTACACCGAGGGGCTGGCATCCGTGCAGCTGACGGGTCTCTCCACCGAAGGCGACAACCCGGATATAATCACCCCGTATGACAAGGGTAGCAACACCTACACCGCCATCGTAGCCCCGCAAAGTGTGGCAGCTGGCACGACCTTCATCGTCTGCACCTTCACTAACGGCAAGACCTTCGTTTATAAGATGAAGAATGCTACCGACTGGCAGGCGGGCGGTGAATATACCTACACCGTCTCCCTCGCAGCGGCAAAAGACCTGGGCTATACCATAGAGAGCGACGGCAGCTACACCGTGACCTCCGCCGATGGCCTGATGAATGTAGCCGAATTAGTGAACGGAGGTAAGACCGACATTAACATTACCCTCGACAAAGACATTGACCTGACGGGCAAAGAATGGACGCCGATAGGCACAGGCTACAGCAACAAATACACTGGCACCTTCGACGGTGGCGGTCATACCATCAAGGGGCTGACCGTTACGACAAATGACCAATTTGTGGGTCTGTTCGGCTCTATCGGTTATGCCGGTACGGTGAAGAACGTGATGATGGAGGACGTACAGATAACAAGCAATCGCAGTTCGGGCTTTGCCGGCGGTGTGGCAGGATATAGCGATGGCACCATTGAAAACTGCTCGGTGTCGGGCAGCGTCAGCGGCACGGTGTATGTCGGCGGTGTGGTGGGTGTTCAAATAGGCGGTTCCATCACCGGATGCAGCTCCTCTGCCACAGTGAATGGAACGGTCGATGTCGGCGGCGTGGCAGGTCAGACGAATTCGAGTGCCACCCTGACCGCTTGCTATGCCACGGGCAACGTGATCATAGAAATAGCCCCCAAAAAGAATATCTCTGGCGGCGGTCTGGTGGGAATGAACGGAGGAAAAGGCGTTCGTGCCTGCTATGCCACGGGCAACGTAACCAGTACAGGTAGTAGCACCGGCAATGTACATATCTTCGGCTTGTTGGGAGATAACTACACCACCGTGACCGCCTGCTACTGGAAGAACAATCAGGAACGAGGCTATAAGACCGCCCCCGAATCTACGAAGGTGGACGGCACTTACGTTACCTGGCAGAATGCCGTTGATGCCATGAACCGCGCCTTGCAGAACGCAGGCTCAAAGTGGCGTTACGAACTTAAAGGAGCATTGCCTACCTTGAGGAAGCAGTAA
- a CDS encoding helix-turn-helix domain-containing protein, which translates to MDLGYKDCNVNMLTLSRTLCISKNELSLFFDQCLHSSFRIWLSEIRLNAAKKMMLEYPDYSNDIISAECGFSCRTHLYRIFKTKEDCSPTEWRDFHSTNAAQNDSN; encoded by the coding sequence ATGGATTTGGGCTATAAGGATTGTAATGTGAACATGTTGACGCTTTCTCGTACACTTTGTATATCAAAGAACGAATTGAGCCTGTTTTTCGATCAATGCCTGCACTCTAGCTTCCGAATATGGCTCAGCGAGATACGTCTCAACGCTGCAAAAAAGATGATGTTGGAATATCCGGATTATAGCAACGACATCATTTCAGCCGAGTGTGGATTCTCTTGTCGCACTCATCTTTACCGAATCTTCAAGACAAAAGAAGACTGTTCTCCTACAGAATGGAGAGACTTCCATTCTACAAATGCAGCACAAAATGACTCAAATTGA
- a CDS encoding OmpA family protein translates to MTTKNRLLVAALAFILPFSFAKAEVKEDGKTVSHGWYVGIEGGMPFGFSTFSSFGHDKTHLGWAAGLYGGYRFNSIFSAELSAKYGEMNLSAQDCCVERNYWLGSDGVLYKAGVLGMDSWEYANLKSHVRMGQYGARVNVHLLGLFHQTANSRWDLAVSPHIYAVSTKADIHTIADDAKVMKSSTKWHLGYGADLQVGYQLTSCLKLGIYSGLTRLTGERMDGMPEHLHKNNFVWESGVRLGIYLSKKKNKIAETPSVPQKEVLQQEPTSSEEVNLKETVDKAETKVVEQNIKESAKVTFPVVYFAFDSIGIKQSELSKLNGILHTLKENPEMKVTVTGWCDTKGSVAVNKRISRQRAEAVKTWLVKNGIEASRITAIGNGSDDTQDADKARRVETKDNHQ, encoded by the coding sequence TTGACAACAAAAAATCGATTACTGGTCGCAGCACTTGCTTTTATTCTTCCTTTTTCTTTTGCGAAAGCGGAAGTAAAAGAAGATGGAAAGACTGTTTCGCATGGCTGGTACGTCGGTATTGAGGGTGGAATGCCTTTCGGTTTTTCTACTTTCTCAAGTTTCGGACACGACAAGACTCACCTCGGTTGGGCTGCTGGCTTATATGGTGGCTATCGTTTCAACTCCATTTTCTCGGCAGAGTTATCTGCCAAGTACGGAGAAATGAACTTGTCTGCACAAGACTGTTGCGTAGAACGTAACTATTGGTTGGGTAGCGACGGCGTGCTTTACAAGGCAGGTGTCTTAGGCATGGACAGTTGGGAATATGCCAATCTAAAAAGCCATGTCAGAATGGGACAATATGGGGCAAGAGTGAACGTTCATCTCCTTGGACTGTTCCATCAAACAGCTAACAGCCGATGGGATTTGGCTGTTTCACCTCATATATATGCAGTAAGTACCAAGGCTGATATCCATACTATAGCCGATGATGCCAAGGTGATGAAAAGTTCTACCAAATGGCATTTGGGTTATGGTGCAGACTTGCAGGTTGGTTATCAACTGACCTCATGCCTGAAATTGGGCATCTATTCCGGTTTGACTCGTCTTACTGGCGAACGTATGGACGGAATGCCAGAACATCTGCATAAGAACAACTTTGTTTGGGAAAGTGGAGTAAGATTGGGGATATACCTCTCTAAAAAGAAGAACAAGATAGCAGAAACTCCATCAGTTCCACAAAAGGAAGTTCTACAACAGGAACCAACTTCTTCGGAGGAGGTCAATCTGAAAGAAACTGTGGATAAGGCAGAAACAAAAGTTGTTGAACAAAACATAAAAGAATCCGCAAAGGTGACATTCCCTGTCGTTTACTTCGCATTCGACAGTATCGGCATCAAGCAGAGCGAACTGTCGAAGCTGAATGGTATCCTACATACATTGAAGGAGAATCCGGAGATGAAGGTGACGGTAACAGGTTGGTGTGACACAAAAGGCAGCGTGGCTGTCAATAAACGTATATCTCGCCAGCGTGCAGAAGCCGTAAAAACTTGGCTTGTGAAGAATGGCATAGAGGCAAGTCGCATTACTGCCATAGGAAATGGTAGCGATGACACCCAAGATGCGGATAAGGCTCGCCGAGTAGAGACTAAAGACAATCATCAGTAA
- the trxA gene encoding thioredoxin, translating to MEVTITNDNFESYKNGELPLVVDLWATWCGPCRQIAPIVSELANEYDGKLVVGKCDVEENDDIAMEFGVRNIPTILFFKGGELVDKFVGAASKATLQEKFNSLL from the coding sequence ATGGAAGTAACAATTACAAATGACAATTTTGAGAGCTACAAGAATGGTGAGCTCCCATTGGTAGTAGATTTGTGGGCAACATGGTGCGGTCCTTGCCGCCAGATTGCTCCTATTGTTTCTGAACTCGCCAACGAGTATGATGGCAAGTTGGTAGTAGGTAAGTGTGATGTTGAGGAGAATGATGACATTGCCATGGAATTCGGTGTTCGCAATATCCCTACTATCTTGTTCTTCAAAGGTGGTGAGTTGGTTGACAAGTTTGTGGGTGCAGCTTCTAAGGCTACCCTTCAGGAGAAGTTCAATTCTCTCTTGTAA
- a CDS encoding FimB/Mfa2 family fimbrial subunit produces the protein MKAKRRFNIWLWVLLCVPCLLASCDHDVHSDEKESGLSVSLTWSDEADQGTEVKDVKLWIFNADDGSLVEEKHYGSAQEVASQRFQLPEGTYRILTTTNLTEPFFINEQTRALTNWNNILIGLTNPKDVRNNAYFGVTDVKIDNKEGNYVVQNPIRSVLAELTIIIENIPKGTEMSGKALDAAWSLFPTQKNSDGDYGLPSIEPTEVELPTLLATESTLKSEVIRLMPTIQGSSSSHIYLRLLLPTGTLQEFDITAPKMNVGGKYELRFKYEEMQPKMNLDATINGWTNLNNEVETK, from the coding sequence ATGAAAGCAAAAAGAAGATTTAATATTTGGTTATGGGTGCTGTTATGCGTCCCATGCCTGTTGGCAAGTTGCGACCATGATGTTCATTCTGATGAGAAAGAAAGCGGCTTGTCGGTATCGCTCACTTGGTCTGATGAAGCCGACCAAGGTACGGAAGTGAAGGATGTGAAACTCTGGATATTCAATGCCGATGATGGTTCGCTTGTAGAGGAAAAACATTATGGCAGTGCGCAGGAGGTGGCAAGCCAACGCTTCCAACTCCCAGAAGGAACCTATCGCATCCTGACTACCACCAACCTTACAGAACCGTTCTTTATCAACGAACAGACCCGGGCTTTGACCAACTGGAACAATATTCTGATAGGTTTGACCAATCCCAAGGATGTAAGGAACAATGCCTATTTCGGAGTGACCGACGTGAAGATAGACAACAAGGAAGGCAACTATGTGGTGCAGAATCCTATCAGGAGCGTGCTTGCCGAACTGACCATCATCATCGAGAACATACCGAAAGGTACAGAGATGAGTGGCAAGGCTTTAGATGCAGCCTGGAGTCTGTTCCCTACACAGAAGAACAGTGATGGAGACTACGGTTTGCCGAGCATAGAGCCAACGGAAGTGGAACTCCCTACCCTCCTGGCTACGGAATCAACCCTGAAATCGGAAGTCATCCGACTGATGCCGACCATACAGGGAAGCTCATCCTCTCATATCTATCTCCGCCTGCTGCTGCCTACCGGGACCTTGCAAGAGTTTGACATCACTGCTCCTAAGATGAATGTAGGAGGAAAGTATGAGCTAAGGTTCAAGTACGAAGAAATGCAGCCGAAGATGAATCTGGATGCTACCATCAACGGTTGGACGAACCTCAACAATGAAGTAGAAACCAAATAA
- a CDS encoding ATP-binding protein, producing the protein MVETNDRRLPVGIQSFEKIRKDGYLYVDKTDIIWQLANRNKTYNYLSRPRRFGKSVLVDTLEAYFMGKKELFEGLKIMQLETEWVKRPVIRLDMSRAGAEPETLRSYLDITFDRLEKEYGITPKPTAQLADRFNAIIVGSYEQTGQQVAILIDEYDSPLQHSWKTPHHEACTSIYREVFAILKADDKYEKFVFITGITKFTQISLFSVLNNLTNISFEPEYAAICGITKEEVLRDFKPEINKLAEYEDWSFDEAVAQLTAYYDGYHFSRRNMVDVFNPFSLINALADSDLKNYWASSGATSLLPKFVDDMELKLGNFDPCTILRQTIETSDVTGGGAELFLYQSGYLTIKDYQMGVYILGFPNSEVRQALYETVLPALTLRSNGDIQSTQSGLFLALQLGNLPEAMKCLKALIADVPYSNKKLASMDMEERYRLILSTIFNAIGCRVEVEKMIATGRIDMVVETTNFIYVLELKLSNNGGVDAATEQMKAKQYAEPFKADKRKVIALAIELDDMGKGLVDWKEV; encoded by the coding sequence ATGGTAGAGACAAACGATAGAAGATTGCCAGTAGGCATCCAGTCTTTCGAGAAAATCAGAAAGGATGGATACCTTTATGTTGACAAGACAGATATTATCTGGCAACTTGCCAACAGAAATAAAACGTATAATTACCTGAGCCGCCCACGCCGCTTTGGTAAATCAGTGCTGGTCGATACGCTCGAAGCCTACTTCATGGGTAAGAAGGAACTCTTCGAGGGCTTGAAGATTATGCAGCTGGAGACGGAATGGGTGAAGCGCCCTGTCATCAGACTCGATATGAGTCGTGCCGGTGCAGAGCCGGAAACATTGCGCTCTTATCTCGACATCACTTTCGACAGATTAGAGAAGGAATATGGCATTACACCTAAACCTACAGCCCAGCTTGCCGACCGCTTCAATGCAATAATCGTTGGTTCGTATGAGCAAACTGGCCAACAGGTTGCCATTCTCATCGACGAATACGATTCTCCATTGCAGCATTCCTGGAAAACTCCTCACCACGAAGCATGTACCTCTATTTATAGAGAGGTTTTTGCCATTCTCAAGGCAGATGATAAATACGAGAAGTTTGTCTTCATCACCGGCATCACCAAGTTTACGCAAATCTCTCTCTTCTCTGTACTCAACAATCTGACCAACATCAGCTTTGAGCCGGAATATGCAGCCATCTGTGGTATTACGAAAGAAGAGGTGCTACGCGATTTTAAGCCGGAAATCAACAAATTGGCAGAATACGAAGACTGGTCATTCGATGAAGCTGTAGCACAACTGACGGCATATTATGACGGCTATCATTTCAGTCGCCGCAATATGGTGGATGTGTTCAATCCGTTCAGTCTCATCAATGCCTTGGCAGATTCTGACTTGAAGAACTACTGGGCATCATCGGGCGCAACCTCTCTGTTGCCTAAGTTTGTGGATGATATGGAACTCAAATTGGGTAATTTTGATCCGTGCACCATTCTTCGCCAAACCATAGAGACATCGGATGTGACAGGTGGAGGAGCAGAACTGTTCCTCTATCAGTCTGGTTATCTTACCATTAAGGATTACCAGATGGGAGTTTATATTTTAGGATTTCCTAATTCTGAAGTAAGGCAAGCACTTTACGAGACGGTGTTACCGGCACTTACGCTGCGAAGCAATGGTGATATCCAATCTACCCAGTCTGGTCTGTTTCTTGCACTTCAGCTTGGCAATCTTCCCGAAGCCATGAAATGCCTGAAGGCACTCATTGCGGACGTGCCTTATAGCAACAAGAAGCTTGCCAGCATGGATATGGAGGAGCGCTACCGACTGATTCTGAGCACTATCTTCAATGCCATTGGCTGCCGGGTGGAAGTAGAAAAGATGATAGCTACAGGCAGGATTGACATGGTGGTAGAAACCACTAACTTCATCTATGTGCTGGAGTTGAAACTGAGCAACAACGGTGGTGTGGATGCTGCCACGGAGCAGATGAAAGCCAAGCAGTATGCCGAACCTTTCAAGGCTGATAAGCGCAAGGTGATTGCCCTTGCCATAGAACTGGATGATATGGGAAAGGGACTGGTTGACTGGAAGGAAGTATAA
- a CDS encoding OmpA family protein, translated as MLAFILPFSFAKAEVKEDGKATSHGWYVGIEGGMPFGFSTFSSFGHDKTHLGWAAGLYGGYRFNSIFSAELSAKYGEMNLSAQDCCVERNYWLGSDGVLYNAGVLGMDSWEYANLKSHVRMGRYGARVNVHLLGLFHQTANSRWDLAVSPHIYAVTTKADIQTIADDAKVMKGSTNWHLGYGADLQVGYQLTSCLKLGIYSGLTRLTGERMDGMPEHLHKNNFVWESGVRLGINLSKKKNKVAETPSVPQKEVLQQEPTSSENVNQKETVDKAETKVAEQDIKESAKVTFPVVYFAFNSIGIKQNELSKLNGILHTLKENPNMKVTVTGWCDTKGSVAVNKRISRQRAEAVKAWLVKNGIEASRITAIGNGSDDTQDADKARRVETKDNHK; from the coding sequence ATGCTTGCATTTATTCTTCCATTTTCTTTTGCGAAAGCGGAAGTAAAAGAAGATGGAAAGGCAACTTCGCATGGCTGGTACGTCGGTATTGAGGGTGGAATGCCTTTCGGTTTCTCTACTTTCTCAAGTTTCGGACATGACAAGACGCACCTCGGTTGGGCTGCTGGCTTATATGGGGGCTATCGTTTCAACTCCATATTCTCGGCAGAGTTATCTGCCAAGTATGGAGAGATGAACTTGTCGGCACAAGACTGCTGCGTAGAACGTAACTATTGGTTGGGTAGCGACGGTGTGCTTTACAACGCAGGTGTCCTGGGCATGGACAGTTGGGAATATGCCAATCTGAAAAGCCATGTCAGAATGGGCAGATATGGGGCAAGAGTGAACGTTCATCTCCTTGGACTGTTCCATCAAACAGCTAACAGCCGATGGGATTTGGCAGTTTCACCTCATATATATGCTGTAACGACCAAGGCTGATATCCAGACTATAGCCGATGATGCCAAGGTAATGAAAGGTTCTACCAACTGGCATTTGGGTTATGGTGCAGACTTGCAGGTGGGTTATCAACTGACCTCATGTCTGAAATTGGGCATCTATTCCGGTTTGACCCGTCTTACTGGCGAACGTATGGACGGAATGCCAGAACATCTGCATAAGAACAACTTTGTTTGGGAAAGTGGAGTGAGATTGGGGATAAACCTCTCTAAAAAGAAGAACAAGGTAGCAGAAACTCCATCAGTTCCACAAAAGGAGGTTCTACAACAGGAACCAACTTCTTCGGAGAATGTCAATCAGAAAGAAACAGTGGATAAGGCAGAAACAAAAGTTGCTGAACAAGACATAAAAGAATCTGCAAAGGTGACATTCCCTGTCGTTTACTTCGCATTCAACAGTATCGGCATCAAGCAGAACGAGCTGTCGAAGCTGAATGGTATCCTACATACATTGAAAGAGAATCCGAACATGAAGGTGACGGTAACAGGTTGGTGTGACACAAAAGGCAGCGTGGCTGTCAATAAACGTATATCTCGCCAGCGTGCAGAAGCCGTAAAAGCTTGGCTTGTGAAGAATGGCATAGAGGCAAGTCGCATTACTGCCATAGGAAATGGCAGCGATGACACCCAAGATGCGGATAAGGCTCGCCGAGTAGAGACTAAAGACAATCATAAGTAA
- a CDS encoding FimB/Mfa2 family fimbrial subunit: protein MKAKRRFNIWLWVLLCVPCLLASCDHNVHDGEDEGGLSVSLTWADEADQGTEVKDVKLWIFNADDGSLVEEKHYGSAQEAASQRFALPEGHYQILAITNLIEPFFTTDQTRALTNWNNIQIGLTNPNDVNHNAYFGVTDVRIDNKEGNYVVQNPVKSVLAELTIIIENVPKGTEMSGKALDAAWCLFPTQKNSDGEYGLPSIEPTEVELPTILATESTLKSEVIRLMPTIQGSSASHVYLRLLLPNGTLQEYDITAPAMKVGGKYELRLNYNQMQPKMNLEATINGWTNLNNEVEIK from the coding sequence ATGAAAGCAAAAAGAAGATTTAATATTTGGTTATGGGTGCTGTTATGCGTCCCATGCCTGTTGGCAAGTTGCGACCATAATGTTCATGACGGTGAGGATGAGGGTGGTTTGTCAGTATCGCTCACTTGGGCGGATGAAGCCGACCAAGGTACGGAAGTGAAGGACGTGAAACTCTGGATATTCAATGCCGATGACGGTTCATTAGTAGAGGAAAAACATTATGGCAGTGCGCAGGAGGCGGCAAGCCAACGCTTCGCTCTTCCTGAAGGGCATTATCAGATATTGGCTATTACCAATCTCATAGAGCCATTCTTCACCACTGACCAGACCAGGGCTTTGACTAATTGGAACAATATCCAGATAGGCTTGACCAATCCTAATGATGTGAACCATAATGCTTATTTCGGAGTGACCGACGTGAGGATTGACAACAAGGAAGGCAACTATGTGGTACAGAATCCTGTTAAAAGCGTGCTTGCCGAACTGACCATCATCATAGAGAATGTACCTAAAGGTACAGAAATGAGTGGCAAGGCATTAGATGCAGCCTGGTGTCTGTTCCCTACACAGAAGAACAGTGATGGAGAATACGGTTTGCCGAGCATAGAGCCAACGGAAGTGGAACTCCCTACTATCTTGGCTACGGAATCAACCCTGAAATCGGAAGTCATCCGACTGATGCCGACCATACAGGGAAGTTCCGCCTCTCATGTTTATCTCCGCCTCTTGCTTCCTAACGGGACCTTGCAAGAGTATGACATCACCGCCCCTGCGATGAAGGTTGGAGGAAAGTATGAGTTGCGACTCAACTACAACCAAATGCAGCCAAAGATGAATCTGGAAGCTACCATCAACGGTTGGACGAACCTCAACAATGAAGTAGAAATCAAATAA
- a CDS encoding fimbrillin family protein: protein MRHRLFIPAATALLFALAACTQDELADDSRLSEGEYPVVIHATGLSVEATPQAAPSTRAAVDGDWQGVTSVALKMGDAVKEYTVTASTDFKSATLSRKNDPYYWTSRDPITVSAWWPFDNADITQMPAVKVAEDQSKLADFQNSDFISAENRKVEFNNPTLEFTHRTARVTIELKPGTGFTSVAGAMVSLVSLSADNGNPTAIKTYNASGNTYEALTAPQTVAAGKPFVKVKLGGGTFYFRPQNNVVLEAGSRYKYTVKVNTTGLTLEGCTIGSWADGGGESGEAEDLGYIYDSNTNTYTVYNADGLMNVAELVNGGKTDINITLTADIDLTGKGWTPIGTDYDNSYTGTFDGGGHTITGLTVTTNDKYAGLFGYLGNFNNGAATVKNVVMEGIQITCNHRLGYAGGVAGYSWGTIENCSVSGSISGTVSVGGVVGVQRDRPITGCSSSATVKGMVQVGGVAGQTIFGATLTACYATGNVIIEIDRTENISGGGLVGFNDGISLLSCYATGNVTSTGSSTGYVHIGGFLGDNYITLTACYWKNNHEQGIGYNRESTKVTKVDGSVVTWKNAVDAMNTALQNAGSKWRYELNGTLPTLKKQ, encoded by the coding sequence ATGAGGCATAGATTATTTATCCCCGCAGCCACCGCGTTGCTGTTCGCCCTCGCCGCCTGCACACAGGACGAACTGGCTGACGATAGCCGGCTGTCCGAAGGTGAATACCCCGTAGTCATCCATGCCACCGGACTGTCCGTGGAGGCAACGCCGCAGGCAGCCCCATCAACCCGTGCCGCTGTGGACGGCGACTGGCAGGGCGTCACTTCCGTGGCACTCAAGATGGGCGATGCGGTAAAGGAATACACCGTAACGGCATCTACCGATTTCAAGAGTGCCACGCTTTCACGTAAGAACGACCCGTACTACTGGACCAGCCGCGACCCGATTACCGTATCGGCATGGTGGCCCTTCGACAATGCCGACATCACACAGATGCCTGCCGTGAAGGTGGCAGAAGACCAAAGCAAACTGGCTGACTTCCAGAACAGCGACTTCATCTCTGCAGAGAACCGGAAGGTGGAATTTAACAATCCGACACTTGAATTTACCCACCGCACGGCACGCGTGACAATCGAACTGAAGCCCGGCACGGGATTCACGAGCGTCGCTGGTGCCATGGTGAGCCTCGTGAGCCTGTCCGCCGATAACGGCAACCCGACTGCCATCAAGACCTACAACGCAAGCGGCAACACCTACGAGGCACTGACCGCCCCGCAGACCGTTGCGGCAGGCAAGCCGTTCGTCAAGGTGAAACTCGGCGGCGGCACCTTCTACTTCCGTCCGCAGAACAACGTCGTATTAGAAGCGGGCAGCCGCTATAAATATACCGTTAAGGTGAACACCACCGGCCTGACGTTAGAGGGCTGCACCATCGGCAGCTGGGCTGACGGCGGCGGCGAGAGTGGCGAGGCCGAGGATTTGGGCTACATCTACGACAGCAACACCAATACCTACACGGTCTATAACGCCGACGGCCTGATGAATGTAGCCGAATTAGTGAACGGAGGTAAGACCGACATAAACATTACCCTCACCGCCGACATTGACCTCACCGGCAAAGGCTGGACGCCGATAGGCACAGACTACGACAACTCATACACCGGCACCTTCGACGGTGGCGGCCATACCATCACGGGGCTGACCGTTACGACAAATGACAAATATGCGGGTCTGTTCGGCTATCTCGGTAATTTCAATAATGGCGCCGCTACGGTGAAGAATGTGGTGATGGAGGGCATACAGATAACATGCAATCACAGGTTGGGTTATGCCGGCGGCGTGGCAGGATATAGCTGGGGCACCATTGAAAACTGCTCGGTGTCGGGCAGCATTAGCGGCACGGTGAGCGTCGGCGGTGTGGTGGGTGTTCAAAGGGACCGTCCCATCACCGGATGCAGTTCCTCTGCCACAGTGAAGGGAATGGTCCAGGTCGGCGGCGTGGCAGGTCAGACGATTTTTGGTGCCACCTTGACCGCTTGCTATGCCACAGGCAACGTGATCATAGAAATAGACCGCACAGAGAATATCTCTGGCGGCGGTCTGGTAGGATTCAACGACGGAATAAGCCTCCTTTCCTGCTATGCCACGGGCAACGTAACCAGTACGGGTAGTAGCACTGGCTATGTACATATCGGCGGCTTTTTGGGAGATAACTACATTACCTTGACCGCCTGCTATTGGAAGAACAATCATGAACAAGGTATCGGCTACAATAGGGAAAGCACCAAAGTCACGAAGGTGGACGGCTCTGTCGTTACCTGGAAGAACGCCGTTGATGCCATGAACACCGCTTTGCAGAACGCTGGTTCAAAGTGGCGTTACGAACTTAACGGAACATTGCCTACCTTGAAGAAGCAGTAA
- a CDS encoding fimbrillin family protein, with the protein MTKFFALALLAGAMVSCSTEDTTPTTANGKVAVQFTGGISVNTRASGTTWDNGDRIGITDIDNDTQYGNVPFILKNGKFEAEGKIIYIEDAKPHTFRAYYPYNAAGGILTATTDATAQQNQPAIDFLFASGATGDKHSPVVSFTDKTGKGGENNSFHHRMSQITLTFEAGDGVDFSVVKPKRYTLDGLLLTGTFNTADGLATADNGAQTGELAMNLADGNLTSSIILFPQTVASLPLVVNYKGQEYHATLTMPEGALQAGNNYTYTVKVRNKVLEVSEATIAKWNDIDGGEVDADL; encoded by the coding sequence ATGACGAAGTTTTTCGCCCTTGCACTCTTAGCAGGTGCAATGGTTTCATGCAGTACAGAAGATACAACTCCTACAACAGCAAATGGTAAGGTAGCCGTGCAGTTTACTGGTGGTATCAGCGTAAACACCCGTGCCAGCGGAACCACTTGGGACAACGGTGACCGTATCGGCATCACCGACATCGACAACGATACCCAGTACGGCAACGTGCCTTTCATCCTGAAGAACGGGAAATTTGAGGCAGAAGGAAAGATCATCTATATCGAAGATGCAAAGCCCCATACTTTCCGCGCCTACTATCCGTACAACGCGGCGGGAGGCATCCTCACAGCCACGACCGATGCCACGGCGCAGCAAAACCAGCCTGCCATCGACTTCCTCTTTGCTTCAGGAGCTACGGGAGACAAACACAGCCCGGTGGTGAGCTTCACCGACAAAACCGGCAAAGGCGGTGAAAACAACTCCTTCCACCACCGCATGAGCCAGATAACCCTTACCTTCGAGGCGGGCGACGGCGTGGATTTCAGCGTGGTCAAGCCTAAACGTTACACGCTGGACGGATTGTTACTCACTGGTACGTTCAACACGGCCGACGGTCTTGCCACCGCAGACAACGGGGCACAGACCGGAGAACTGGCCATGAATCTGGCAGACGGCAATCTCACGTCATCGATCATCCTCTTCCCGCAGACAGTTGCATCCCTGCCGTTGGTTGTGAATTACAAAGGTCAGGAATATCATGCCACACTCACCATGCCCGAAGGCGCACTGCAGGCGGGCAACAACTATACCTATACCGTCAAGGTACGCAACAAAGTCCTTGAAGTCAGCGAAGCCACCATTGCAAAGTGGAACGATATAGACGGCGGAGAAGTGGATGCTGACCTGTAA